One segment of Acidianus sp. HS-5 DNA contains the following:
- a CDS encoding UbiD family decarboxylase, translating into MAFEDLRGYINFMLKRDKIVQVNDEVDVNLEIAELSRRATYAHLPPLLFNNVKNYSEWKVITNIFYSIDSIREILGTGNLEDIGKNFMNEFQGIPLSLLDKIKSLPNFLKLGKIMPKSGKPKFKEKEIGLEDFPALKTWPKDAGRFFTFSLIVTKDPETDVHNVSVYRIQILNNKEALMHWQAFKRGSLTAVKYKEKGITKIPVAIVNGVDPVIAFTAASPVPPGIDKYLFSGILRGEGVELYRLNNDILVPSSAESVIEGYVDLDDLRPEGPFGDHLGYYTSVDYYPTFKVERVYLRDSPIFHATSVGKPPLEDAWIGKAVERIFLPFIKMVIPELVDMNLPEYGLFTSIGIFSIRKTFPGQAKRAMMSIWGNGQLSFLKFIIIVDADIDVHDINQVMYAISTTVDPVRDVLVIPYAMNDSLDHTSPHPPLGSKIGIDATRKFREELGRDWPEEVKSDEAVVKKIEPIWNKIIGKYLPSK; encoded by the coding sequence ATGGCGTTTGAAGATCTGCGAGGTTATATAAATTTTATGCTTAAGAGAGATAAAATTGTACAAGTTAATGATGAAGTTGATGTGAATTTAGAGATTGCGGAGTTAAGCAGGAGGGCTACTTACGCTCATTTACCCCCACTTTTATTTAATAATGTTAAAAATTATAGTGAATGGAAAGTAATTACCAATATTTTCTATTCTATTGATTCGATAAGGGAGATTTTAGGTACAGGCAATTTGGAGGATATAGGTAAAAATTTTATGAATGAATTTCAAGGAATTCCGTTATCTTTGTTAGATAAAATAAAATCTCTTCCAAATTTTTTAAAGTTGGGAAAAATTATGCCCAAATCTGGTAAACCAAAGTTTAAGGAGAAAGAAATAGGGTTAGAAGATTTTCCTGCATTAAAAACTTGGCCTAAGGATGCTGGAAGATTTTTCACTTTCTCATTGATAGTAACCAAAGACCCGGAAACTGATGTTCATAACGTCAGTGTTTACAGAATTCAAATATTGAATAATAAGGAAGCATTAATGCATTGGCAAGCGTTCAAAAGGGGTTCTTTAACTGCGGTAAAGTATAAGGAGAAGGGAATTACTAAAATTCCAGTTGCAATTGTTAATGGAGTAGATCCAGTAATAGCTTTTACTGCGGCATCTCCTGTTCCTCCAGGCATTGATAAGTATCTTTTTTCAGGCATTTTAAGAGGGGAAGGTGTAGAATTATATAGATTGAATAACGATATTTTAGTACCTTCATCGGCGGAGTCTGTAATTGAAGGTTATGTAGATCTAGATGATTTAAGGCCAGAAGGACCTTTTGGTGATCATTTAGGTTATTATACTTCAGTGGATTATTATCCTACATTTAAGGTTGAAAGAGTTTATCTTAGGGATAGTCCCATATTTCACGCAACTTCAGTTGGTAAGCCTCCTCTCGAAGATGCATGGATAGGTAAAGCTGTAGAGCGAATATTCTTGCCCTTTATAAAAATGGTCATTCCTGAACTGGTTGATATGAATTTGCCAGAATACGGCCTTTTTACAAGTATAGGAATTTTCTCAATAAGAAAGACTTTCCCTGGACAAGCTAAGAGGGCAATGATGTCCATATGGGGTAATGGTCAGTTAAGTTTCCTTAAATTTATTATAATAGTTGATGCTGACATTGATGTTCACGATATAAACCAAGTAATGTATGCAATATCTACTACCGTAGATCCCGTAAGAGACGTTCTAGTTATTCCTTATGCGATGAACGATTCTTTAGATCACACGTCTCCCCATCCTCCTTTAGGTAGTAAGATAGGTATAGATGCTACTAGAAAGTTTAGGGAAGAGCTTGGAAGAGATTGGCCAGAAGAGGTAAAGAGTGATGAGGCTGTCGTTAAAAAGATAGAACCAATATGGAATAAAATTATAGGGAAATATCTTCCCTCAAAGTGA
- the thrC gene encoding threonine synthase: MKCLECGYETEINQKIITCPKCGGILEIKVKLKDFSFSNLRGRGVWRYKDAIPGNYSKVVSISEGNTPLIHSKVYNNTFYKFEGANPTGSFKDRGMTVAVSSAVNTGYKVVAAASTGNTAASAAAYASRAGLKIYLVLPKGKVALGKLAQSILYGATILEVNGSFDVAMTSVMRLYKDLGIVYPLNSFNPWRLEGQKTIAYEIAEEIGEPDNVIVPVGNAGNIYAIWKGFTELQESGVISKIPRMIGVQAEGAAPIAKAIEKGLNEPEFFENPETIATAIRIGKPVNWKKAIKAIKNSKGTALSVSDQEIADAQKRLARIEGIGAEPASAAALAGYEKVIREGIVDKDQKNVLILTGHALKDPDAMLKLDARRILINPEHIENIVLGEANDNN; the protein is encoded by the coding sequence ATGAAATGCTTAGAATGCGGATATGAGACTGAAATTAATCAAAAAATAATAACTTGTCCTAAATGCGGAGGAATTTTAGAAATTAAAGTTAAATTAAAAGACTTCTCCTTCTCTAACCTTAGAGGAAGAGGTGTTTGGAGGTATAAAGACGCTATTCCTGGAAATTACTCTAAGGTAGTAAGTATAAGTGAAGGAAACACTCCGTTAATACATTCAAAAGTATACAACAACACATTTTATAAATTTGAAGGGGCGAATCCTACAGGAAGTTTCAAAGATAGAGGAATGACAGTAGCAGTAAGTTCTGCAGTGAATACTGGATATAAAGTAGTAGCAGCTGCATCCACAGGAAATACTGCAGCTTCCGCAGCGGCTTACGCATCAAGAGCAGGATTAAAAATATATTTAGTTTTGCCTAAAGGTAAAGTTGCATTAGGTAAACTTGCTCAATCAATATTATACGGAGCAACTATATTGGAAGTAAACGGAAGTTTTGACGTAGCAATGACTTCAGTAATGAGATTATATAAAGACCTCGGAATAGTTTACCCACTTAATTCTTTCAATCCTTGGAGATTAGAAGGACAAAAAACTATTGCATATGAAATTGCGGAAGAAATAGGAGAACCAGATAATGTAATAGTTCCTGTAGGTAATGCAGGAAACATATATGCTATCTGGAAAGGATTTACAGAACTCCAAGAATCTGGAGTTATTTCAAAAATACCAAGAATGATAGGGGTTCAAGCAGAGGGAGCGGCACCAATAGCTAAGGCAATAGAAAAAGGACTTAATGAACCAGAATTCTTCGAAAATCCAGAGACTATTGCTACCGCTATTAGAATAGGCAAACCAGTAAATTGGAAAAAAGCAATAAAGGCAATAAAGAACTCAAAGGGGACTGCATTATCAGTATCTGACCAAGAAATTGCTGATGCACAAAAGAGGCTTGCAAGAATTGAAGGAATAGGAGCAGAACCTGCATCAGCTGCTGCATTAGCAGGATATGAGAAAGTGATAAGAGAAGGGATAGTAGATAAGGATCAAAAGAACGTTCTAATCTTAACTGGTCACGCATTAAAAGATCCAGACGCTATGCTAAAACTAGATGCTAGAAGAATTCTAATTAATCCAGAACATATAGAAAATATAGTTTTAGGTGAGGCAAATGATAATAATTAA